A window of the Microbacterium sp. AZCO genome harbors these coding sequences:
- a CDS encoding GNAT family N-acetyltransferase, giving the protein MTEALAEERMALVPWTDADLEVLERANSAEMTTFLGGPESPDELATRHAEYLSFAETGEGAVFRVEVDGQVAGYAGWWTEEHEGEPVCEIGCAVEPAWQGRGVATEALGRVIDLAVATTGRPVVGYSHVGNEASIALCRRVGFELRGRGVFPSDDGDVEVDIWVIEPEWRA; this is encoded by the coding sequence GTGACGGAGGCCCTCGCAGAAGAGCGCATGGCGCTCGTGCCGTGGACGGATGCCGACCTCGAGGTGCTCGAGCGCGCGAATTCTGCCGAGATGACGACCTTCCTCGGCGGTCCCGAGTCGCCGGACGAGCTGGCCACACGCCACGCCGAATACCTCTCCTTCGCCGAGACGGGCGAGGGTGCCGTGTTCCGGGTCGAGGTCGACGGCCAGGTCGCAGGCTACGCAGGCTGGTGGACCGAGGAGCACGAGGGCGAGCCGGTCTGCGAGATCGGCTGCGCCGTCGAGCCCGCGTGGCAGGGTCGGGGCGTCGCGACCGAGGCCCTCGGCAGGGTCATCGACCTGGCCGTCGCGACGACCGGGCGCCCCGTCGTGGGGTACTCGCACGTGGGCAACGAGGCGTCCATCGCACTGTGCCGGCGCGTCGGGTTCGAGCTCCGCGGGCGCGGGGTCTTCCCGTCCGACGACGGCGACGTCGAGGTGGACATCTGGGTCATCGAGCCGGAGTGGCGCGCATGA
- a CDS encoding acyl-CoA dehydrogenase: MADAAVRSKKPATSKRTPAGGAPTAPHTAAEASDSRIDIAHVTDLLLGTWADTRREARGMIKDPAFWRVEGQPMPEHRERVLAQLHALVDAGGSQRAFPEEYGGKNDNGANLAGFQELVLADPSLQIKSGVQWGLFGSAIYQLGTKTHHDKWLKSVMNLDLPGAFAMTETGHGSDVAAIGTTATYDPDTEEFVIHTPFRGAWKDYLGNAALHGKAATVFAQLITGGVNYGVHCFFVPLRDDEGEFLPGIGGEDDGVKGGLNGIDNGRLHFDHVRIPRENLLNRYGDVAADGTYSSDIPTPGRRFFTMLGALVQGRVSLDGAATTGTALAEYIAITYANQRRQFDSGAGTPEVVLLDYGKHQRRLLPRVAQTYAQFFAHDELLKKFDGVFGGTSDTPAEREDLETLAAALKPLSTWNALDTIQECREACGGSGFLAENRLVGLHQDLDVYVTFEGDNNVLLQLVGKRLLADYAKQFKGKDAAALARIALGQTAGKVFHGAGLRQIGQTVGDFGSTARSVERGLRADQQHELLSGRVQQMIADVAGRLRPASKLSREDAAALFNANQSELIEAARAHAELLQWEAFTDAVNTIEEEGTKHVLTWMRDLFGLSLIERHLAWYLIHGRLSAQRAGAVSSYIDRLCARLRPHAQDLVDAFGFAPEHVRAPIASGAELARQTEAAEYYAALAASGTAPVSEKSLKR, translated from the coding sequence ATGGCCGACGCCGCCGTCCGTTCCAAGAAGCCCGCCACGAGCAAGCGCACGCCCGCCGGAGGCGCGCCGACCGCGCCGCACACGGCGGCCGAGGCATCCGATTCCCGCATCGACATCGCACACGTGACCGACCTGCTCCTGGGCACGTGGGCCGACACCCGCCGCGAGGCGCGGGGGATGATCAAGGACCCCGCCTTCTGGCGCGTCGAGGGACAGCCGATGCCCGAGCACCGCGAGCGGGTGCTCGCGCAGCTGCACGCGCTCGTCGACGCGGGCGGCTCGCAGCGCGCGTTCCCCGAGGAGTACGGCGGCAAGAACGACAACGGCGCCAACCTGGCCGGCTTCCAGGAGCTCGTCCTGGCCGACCCGAGCCTGCAGATCAAGTCGGGCGTGCAGTGGGGTCTGTTCGGCTCCGCGATCTATCAGCTGGGCACGAAGACGCACCACGACAAGTGGCTCAAGAGCGTCATGAACCTCGACCTGCCGGGCGCGTTCGCCATGACCGAGACGGGCCACGGCTCTGACGTGGCGGCGATCGGCACGACGGCGACGTACGACCCCGACACGGAGGAGTTCGTCATCCACACGCCGTTCCGCGGCGCCTGGAAGGACTACCTCGGCAACGCGGCGCTGCACGGCAAGGCCGCGACGGTCTTCGCCCAGCTCATCACCGGCGGCGTCAACTACGGCGTGCACTGCTTCTTCGTGCCCCTGCGCGACGACGAGGGCGAGTTCCTCCCCGGTATCGGCGGCGAGGACGACGGTGTCAAGGGCGGCCTCAACGGCATCGACAACGGCCGGCTGCACTTCGACCACGTCCGCATCCCGCGCGAGAACCTCCTCAACCGCTACGGCGACGTCGCGGCCGACGGTACCTACTCGAGCGACATCCCCACCCCGGGCCGCCGCTTCTTCACGATGCTCGGCGCGCTCGTGCAGGGCCGGGTGTCGCTCGACGGCGCCGCGACGACCGGGACCGCGCTCGCGGAGTACATCGCCATCACGTACGCGAACCAGCGTCGCCAGTTCGACTCCGGCGCGGGCACGCCCGAGGTGGTCCTGCTCGACTACGGCAAGCACCAGCGCCGGCTCCTCCCGCGCGTCGCGCAGACGTACGCGCAGTTCTTCGCGCACGACGAGCTGCTCAAGAAGTTCGACGGCGTCTTCGGCGGCACGAGCGACACCCCCGCGGAGCGCGAGGACCTCGAGACGCTCGCCGCCGCCCTCAAGCCCCTCTCGACGTGGAATGCGCTCGACACGATCCAGGAGTGCCGCGAGGCGTGCGGCGGCTCGGGCTTCCTCGCCGAGAACCGCCTCGTGGGCCTGCACCAGGACCTCGACGTCTACGTCACCTTCGAGGGCGACAACAACGTGCTCCTGCAGCTCGTCGGCAAGCGGCTGCTGGCCGACTACGCCAAGCAGTTCAAGGGGAAGGATGCCGCGGCCCTCGCCCGCATCGCCCTCGGCCAGACGGCGGGCAAGGTCTTCCACGGCGCGGGCCTGCGTCAGATCGGCCAGACCGTCGGCGACTTCGGCTCGACGGCCCGCTCGGTCGAGCGCGGCCTCCGCGCCGACCAGCAGCACGAGCTGCTGTCGGGCCGGGTGCAGCAGATGATCGCCGACGTCGCGGGTCGCCTGCGGCCGGCGTCGAAGCTCTCCCGCGAGGACGCGGCGGCGCTGTTCAACGCCAACCAGTCCGAGCTCATCGAGGCGGCGCGCGCGCACGCCGAGCTGCTGCAGTGGGAGGCGTTCACCGACGCCGTCAACACCATCGAGGAGGAGGGCACGAAGCACGTCCTCACCTGGATGCGCGACCTCTTCGGCCTCTCGCTCATCGAGCGCCACCTCGCGTGGTACCTCATCCACGGACGCCTCTCGGCCCAGCGCGCCGGCGCCGTCTCGTCGTACATCGACCGGCTGTGCGCGCGGCTCCGCCCGCACGCGCAGGATCTCGTCGACGCCTTCGGCTTCGCCCCCGAGCACGTCCGCGCACCCATCGCGTCGGGCGCCGAGCTCGCGCGCCAGACGGAGGCGGCCGAGTACTACGCCGCGCTCGCGGCATCCGGAACCGCTCCGGTCTCGGAGAAGTCGCTCAAGCGCTGA
- a CDS encoding DNA-3-methyladenine glycosylase I: MNPSVRTGPDGIARCAWVGDDPEYRRYHDEEWGTPLHGDRALYEKLSLEGFQAGLSWITILRKRPRFREVFAGFEPEVVAGFGEADIERLMADPGIVRNRAKIEATISNARLVTEMDAGELDALLWSFAPAEARPRPAGFGDIPAVTAESTAASKALRTRGFRFVGPTTIYALMQSSGMVDDHVEGCFRAGA; encoded by the coding sequence GTGAACCCCTCCGTGCGCACCGGACCCGATGGCATCGCGCGGTGCGCCTGGGTCGGCGACGACCCCGAGTACCGCCGCTACCACGACGAGGAGTGGGGCACGCCGCTGCACGGCGACCGGGCGCTCTACGAGAAGCTGAGCCTCGAGGGCTTCCAGGCGGGCTTGTCGTGGATCACGATCCTGCGCAAGCGTCCGCGCTTCCGCGAGGTCTTCGCAGGTTTCGAGCCCGAGGTCGTGGCCGGCTTCGGCGAAGCCGACATCGAGCGGCTCATGGCCGATCCCGGCATCGTCCGCAACCGCGCCAAGATCGAGGCGACGATCTCGAACGCCCGGCTCGTGACCGAGATGGATGCCGGTGAGCTCGATGCTCTGCTGTGGTCGTTCGCGCCCGCCGAGGCGCGGCCCCGCCCGGCGGGCTTCGGCGACATCCCGGCCGTGACCGCGGAGTCGACCGCCGCCTCGAAGGCCCTGCGCACGCGCGGCTTCCGGTTCGTCGGCCCGACGACGATCTATGCGCTGATGCAATCCTCGGGAATGGTCGACGACCACGTGGAGGGATGCTTCCGCGCCGGCGCGTGA
- a CDS encoding class F sortase — translation MIRSARRARTPLVVAAVTLALVLSGCATPRQDPAGASGTPTVSAAPTPPPTPSAAGSPAADLVPVAAPTRLTFPAAGIDGPVDEYTAADAEAAGGVNPDSLDEIAWYSGISDPMPGTDAKNTVYLFGHSWIEPAVFNGLKDVVVGDQATVTTANGELVYEVDDVFTLAKPDFTQDPRVVAMVPGRLALVTCHRPEGWDPSEHAPDNTVVFLHLVSATPAA, via the coding sequence ATGATCCGCTCCGCACGCCGAGCGCGCACTCCGCTCGTCGTCGCGGCGGTCACCCTCGCCCTCGTCCTGTCGGGGTGTGCAACACCCCGACAGGACCCGGCGGGTGCAAGCGGCACTCCTACGGTGTCGGCGGCACCGACCCCGCCACCGACTCCTTCGGCGGCGGGCTCGCCCGCCGCCGATCTCGTGCCGGTCGCGGCGCCGACGCGTCTGACGTTCCCGGCGGCGGGGATCGACGGCCCGGTCGACGAGTACACGGCGGCGGATGCCGAGGCCGCGGGCGGGGTCAACCCCGACAGCCTCGACGAGATCGCCTGGTACTCCGGCATCTCCGACCCGATGCCCGGCACCGACGCGAAGAACACCGTCTACCTCTTCGGTCACTCGTGGATCGAGCCGGCCGTCTTCAACGGGCTGAAGGACGTCGTCGTCGGCGACCAGGCGACGGTCACGACCGCCAACGGCGAACTGGTCTACGAGGTCGACGACGTCTTCACGCTCGCCAAGCCCGACTTCACACAGGACCCGCGCGTCGTCGCGATGGTGCCCGGCCGGCTCGCGCTCGTCACGTGCCACCGCCCCGAGGGCTGGGACCCGTCGGAGCACGCGCCCGACAACACCGTCGTCTTCCTGCACCTCGTGTCGGCGACCCCCGCCGCCTGA
- a CDS encoding FtsX-like permease family protein — translation MSARSVGLALKSVTTAPVVSAFVVVFIALVSFAGAAAPALLHSARTATVHAALHDLPPATRDLSGATRGVPRPGTGSSEAAGTLDQAERSSWGYALDVLTETRDAFPSPLRDVLGDPQVVVVSDPVTSVGPPGSALNRITLTFDPGSDERVRIVEGSAPAPRDDEVIEVSLARDAATALGWKVGETRSIAFTADATAELELAGVYEAVDASDPHWTHVPTGLGPAEVVGPLGDITLYATAYGAPDALDAALALPDWFTTQTWLPLAIERVDGASADQLARQMRAASGVQVPLVVVLDQRFPGGLTLSSTVTPPASDQAGRRADAMASIVAFVAVGPFAVAIVVLALAVRLVATRRVRTVRLAEARGASDRLLGGVLGVEGLFLGALGAGLGVAAAALLVGFEGAASLMLPLVIAVTPVLVLPWITLALARRHARRDLGMAPRGGAVRRGAVEGVIVLAAALLTVIAATGTAGVDPALLALPLALSAAACVLALRCVPLVLSAVEARAPRARGLVPLVGPARGRRDPSVRASPVLAVVLGVAVVLFSVAFGATMTAGVSTAAGLRAGADVRVESPYLSARQLDELGAIAGVSHVAALTDGTRIDLDAGDDSVRATVYIADARDFRAVQAASGEGDIPTPDALVAGGDSIPAVVSPALAAALGGAPATLAGHGVDVVAIAPAAARPGSADTWLLVDVSAADRLGAVPTSPGILLMATAPDADPAAVAAAARDTAGPTARVTTPESNAAAISSDPALRTVYLALGAAAVGVALLLALAIGMTLVLGAPGRARLMALLAALGYPRRRDVPLVLWEVGPALVIALPFGVAVGYALTYLALPQLGTATFLGGAFEPAVQTGGWMPLAVVAGFAAFSALAVLIAAAAASRLTASAAVRSMDAEG, via the coding sequence GTGAGCGCGCGGTCGGTCGGCCTCGCGCTCAAGTCCGTGACGACGGCTCCCGTCGTGTCGGCGTTCGTCGTGGTGTTCATCGCGCTCGTCTCGTTCGCCGGAGCCGCCGCCCCCGCCCTCCTGCACTCCGCGCGGACGGCGACGGTGCATGCCGCGCTCCACGACCTCCCGCCTGCGACGCGCGACCTCTCCGGCGCGACGCGAGGCGTGCCGCGGCCAGGCACCGGGTCGAGCGAGGCCGCCGGCACGCTCGACCAGGCGGAGCGGTCGTCGTGGGGATACGCGCTCGACGTGCTCACGGAGACGCGTGACGCCTTCCCGTCGCCCCTGCGCGACGTGCTGGGCGACCCGCAGGTCGTCGTCGTGAGCGATCCGGTGACGAGCGTCGGACCTCCGGGGAGCGCGCTCAACCGCATCACCCTCACCTTCGACCCGGGCTCCGACGAGCGCGTCCGGATCGTCGAGGGCAGCGCGCCCGCACCTCGGGACGACGAGGTCATCGAGGTGTCGCTGGCACGGGATGCCGCGACCGCCCTGGGCTGGAAGGTCGGCGAGACGCGCAGCATCGCCTTCACCGCCGATGCGACCGCCGAGCTCGAGCTCGCGGGCGTGTACGAGGCGGTGGACGCGTCCGATCCGCACTGGACACACGTGCCGACGGGGCTCGGACCGGCCGAGGTCGTGGGGCCGCTCGGCGACATCACGCTGTACGCGACGGCCTACGGCGCCCCCGACGCGCTGGATGCCGCACTCGCCCTGCCGGACTGGTTCACGACCCAGACGTGGCTGCCGCTCGCGATCGAGCGCGTCGACGGCGCCTCGGCCGACCAGCTGGCGCGGCAGATGCGCGCCGCGAGCGGCGTGCAGGTGCCGCTCGTCGTCGTGCTCGATCAGCGGTTCCCCGGCGGCCTCACGCTCTCGAGCACAGTGACACCTCCCGCATCGGATCAGGCCGGGCGGCGTGCCGACGCCATGGCGAGCATCGTCGCGTTCGTCGCCGTCGGGCCGTTCGCCGTGGCGATCGTCGTGCTCGCCCTCGCGGTGCGCCTCGTCGCGACGCGCCGGGTGCGCACCGTCCGCCTCGCGGAGGCGCGCGGCGCCTCCGACCGCCTCCTCGGCGGCGTGCTGGGAGTCGAGGGGCTCTTCCTCGGCGCGCTCGGCGCCGGGCTTGGCGTCGCCGCGGCCGCCCTCCTCGTCGGCTTCGAGGGGGCTGCATCCCTCATGCTCCCTCTCGTCATCGCGGTCACTCCGGTGCTCGTGCTGCCGTGGATCACCCTCGCGCTCGCGCGTCGGCATGCGCGGCGCGACCTCGGGATGGCGCCCCGGGGCGGCGCTGTGCGCCGGGGTGCCGTCGAGGGCGTCATCGTGCTCGCGGCCGCGCTGCTCACCGTCATCGCGGCGACCGGGACGGCCGGTGTCGACCCCGCGCTCCTCGCGCTGCCCCTCGCGCTGTCGGCGGCGGCGTGCGTCCTCGCCCTGCGCTGCGTGCCGCTGGTCCTGTCGGCCGTCGAGGCCCGCGCCCCGCGCGCCCGCGGGCTCGTGCCGCTCGTCGGGCCGGCCCGCGGCCGCCGTGATCCGTCGGTGCGGGCGAGTCCCGTGCTCGCGGTCGTGCTCGGGGTCGCGGTCGTGCTCTTCTCCGTCGCGTTCGGCGCGACGATGACGGCCGGGGTGTCGACGGCGGCGGGTCTGAGGGCGGGCGCCGACGTCCGCGTCGAGTCGCCCTACCTGTCCGCGCGCCAGCTCGACGAGCTCGGCGCGATCGCCGGGGTCTCGCATGTCGCGGCGCTCACGGACGGCACGAGGATCGACCTCGACGCGGGCGACGACTCCGTTCGCGCGACCGTCTACATCGCCGACGCGCGCGACTTCCGCGCGGTCCAGGCCGCGTCGGGTGAGGGCGACATTCCGACACCTGACGCGCTCGTTGCAGGGGGCGACAGCATCCCGGCCGTCGTCTCGCCCGCCCTCGCCGCCGCGCTGGGGGGTGCGCCCGCGACGCTCGCGGGGCACGGCGTCGATGTCGTCGCGATCGCCCCGGCCGCGGCGCGGCCCGGCTCCGCCGACACGTGGCTCCTGGTCGACGTGTCGGCCGCCGACCGGCTGGGGGCGGTTCCGACGAGTCCCGGCATCCTGCTGATGGCCACTGCGCCCGATGCCGATCCGGCGGCCGTCGCCGCTGCGGCTCGGGATACTGCGGGCCCGACGGCGCGCGTGACCACGCCCGAGAGCAACGCTGCGGCCATCTCGTCGGACCCGGCGCTGCGCACCGTCTACCTCGCACTCGGCGCGGCGGCGGTCGGCGTTGCGCTGCTCCTCGCGCTCGCGATCGGCATGACCCTCGTGCTCGGCGCACCCGGTCGCGCGCGGCTCATGGCGCTGCTCGCCGCACTCGGCTACCCGCGCCGCCGCGACGTGCCGCTCGTCCTGTGGGAGGTCGGACCCGCCCTCGTCATCGCGCTGCCCTTCGGCGTCGCCGTCGGGTACGCGCTCACCTACCTCGCCCTCCCGCAGCTCGGAACCGCCACGTTCCTCGGGGGCGCGTTCGAACCCGCCGTGCAGACGGGGGGATGGATGCCGCTCGCCGTCGTCGCCGGATTCGCGGCGTTCTCCGCGCTCGCGGTGCTGATCGCGGCGGCCGCCGCATCGCGGCTGACGGCGTCGGCGGCCGTCCGCAGCATGGACGCGGAAGGATGA
- a CDS encoding ATP-binding cassette domain-containing protein, translating to MTALAIDCEGLVRIFTAQGVEVQALQGLELRVGPGEMVALVGASGSGKSTLLGILGALDQPTAGRAVVDGHDLVTMRGREKLEYRRRTVGFVWQQSAQNLLPYLDARENVAMAHAVAGVVPRARRAALGEELLDQLGVADVADHRPGQLSGGQRQRVAIAVALANEPAVLLADEPTGELDETTSAEVLAVMESVNKQRGVTTLIVTHDPAVSEHVDRTVRIRDGRTSAETLRTTRTDAEGRRIRTAEEYAVLDRAGRMQLPAEFVSALSLRERVRLSLEPDHISVRPDRPGDAPAGDTAATPSAASEEER from the coding sequence ATGACAGCACTCGCGATCGACTGCGAGGGACTCGTGCGCATCTTCACGGCGCAGGGGGTCGAGGTGCAGGCGCTCCAGGGCCTCGAGCTGCGCGTCGGGCCGGGTGAGATGGTCGCCCTCGTCGGCGCCTCGGGGTCGGGCAAGTCGACGCTCCTCGGCATCCTGGGCGCTCTGGATCAGCCCACCGCGGGACGCGCGGTCGTCGACGGGCACGACCTCGTGACGATGCGCGGACGCGAGAAGCTCGAGTACCGCCGCCGCACGGTCGGCTTCGTCTGGCAGCAGTCGGCGCAGAACCTGCTGCCCTACCTCGATGCGCGGGAGAACGTCGCGATGGCGCACGCTGTCGCGGGCGTCGTGCCGCGCGCGCGTCGCGCGGCCCTCGGTGAGGAGCTGCTCGACCAACTCGGGGTGGCGGATGTCGCCGATCACCGGCCCGGGCAGCTGTCGGGCGGTCAGCGACAGCGCGTCGCGATCGCCGTCGCGCTCGCGAACGAGCCCGCCGTCCTGCTCGCCGACGAGCCCACGGGTGAGCTCGACGAGACGACGAGCGCCGAGGTGCTGGCTGTCATGGAGTCGGTCAACAAGCAGCGCGGCGTGACGACGCTCATCGTGACGCACGACCCGGCGGTGTCGGAGCACGTCGACCGCACCGTGCGGATCCGCGACGGACGCACGTCCGCCGAGACGCTGAGGACGACGAGGACGGATGCCGAGGGCCGCCGCATCCGCACCGCGGAGGAGTACGCCGTGCTCGACCGCGCGGGCCGCATGCAGCTGCCGGCCGAATTCGTCTCAGCCCTCTCGCTGCGCGAGCGCGTGCGGCTCTCGCTCGAGCCCGATCACATCTCGGTGCGGCCAGACCGACCGGGCGACGCGCCCGCCGGCGACACGGCGGCGACGCCCTCCGCCGCTTCGGAGGAGGAGCGATGA
- a CDS encoding ABC transporter ATP-binding protein, with the protein MTVVLRAEGLTRVYPAPAGDVVAVQGVDLEVSAGELVVLKGRSGSGKTTLLTMLGGLDRPTAGRVEVDGRDLAAPGAEELLGTRIASIFQGFGLLPILSAAENVEVPLRIRRVDPAERDSRVTAALEAVGLQDHRNQRPGELSGGQQQRVGIARALVADPAILLADEPTGQLDAETGVQIMDLIAGIVHGRGTAAVVATHDPVMLARADRVLELHDGRLAGR; encoded by the coding sequence ATGACTGTCGTGCTGCGCGCGGAGGGCCTGACGCGCGTCTACCCCGCGCCGGCCGGCGACGTCGTCGCCGTGCAGGGCGTCGACCTCGAGGTCTCGGCCGGCGAGCTCGTCGTGCTCAAGGGCCGCTCGGGCTCGGGCAAGACGACGCTTCTGACGATGCTCGGCGGGCTCGATCGCCCGACGGCCGGACGCGTCGAGGTCGACGGACGCGATCTCGCGGCGCCGGGCGCCGAGGAGCTGCTCGGCACGCGCATCGCCTCGATCTTCCAGGGCTTCGGTCTGCTGCCGATCCTCTCGGCCGCCGAGAACGTCGAGGTGCCGCTGCGCATCCGCCGCGTCGATCCCGCCGAGCGCGACTCGCGTGTCACCGCGGCCCTCGAGGCCGTCGGCCTGCAGGACCACCGCAACCAGCGCCCCGGCGAGCTGTCCGGCGGTCAGCAGCAGCGCGTCGGCATCGCCCGCGCCCTCGTCGCCGACCCCGCGATCCTGCTCGCCGACGAGCCGACGGGACAGCTCGACGCCGAGACCGGCGTGCAGATCATGGACCTCATCGCCGGCATCGTGCACGGCCGCGGCACGGCGGCCGTCGTCGCGACGCACGACCCCGTCATGCTCGCCCGCGCCGACCGAGTGCTCGAGCTTCACGACGGGCGGCTGGCGGGCCGCTGA
- a CDS encoding excinuclease ABC subunit UvrA encodes MAEGHVADSHEVIRVVGARENNLKNVSVDIPKRRLSVFTGVSGSGKSSLVFGTIANESQRLINETYPTFVQQFMGQLNRPEVDALENVSPAIIVDQERMGSNARSTVGTATDAHAMLRLLFSRIGQPHVGSPQAFSFNIPSVSGAGAVTFEKGGKKVKERRSFEITGGMCPRCEGLGEVSDIDLDELFDREKSLSEGAIAVPGYSVDGWMVRQFAESGFLDADKKIKDYTEQELADFLYKEPTKVRIQSINMTYEGLVPKLTKSMLQKDRDSLQPHIRAFVDRAVKFMPCPDCGGTRLNEGARSSKIRGISIADAAAMQITDLAEWLGTVDDPEVAPLMKTLRETIASFIEIGLGYLSLDRASGTLSGGEAQRTKMIRHVRSPLTDISYVFDEPTAGLHPHDIQRMNRLLQQLRDKGNTVLVVEHKPEVIEIADHVVDLGPGAGKAGGEVQYEGDVAGLRASGTITGRHLDDRARLKPSTRSAKGALEIRGATQHNLQGVDVDIPLGILTVVTGVAGSGKSSLIHGNVPAFDEVVVVDQSPIKGNRRSSPATYTGILDTVRTAFAKANGVKPALFSANSEGACPACRGLGVIITNLGFTQTVETLCELCEGSGFSDEVLEYRLDGKNIAEVLAMSASDAAEFFGKGPAHTILVRMIDVGLGYITLGQALNTLSGGERQRLKLAISMAKKGAIYVLDEPTTGLHLADVDNMLGMLDRLVDAGNSVIVIEHHQAVMAHADWIIDLGPGAGHDGGRIVFEGTPADLVASSETLTAVHLRQYVGA; translated from the coding sequence ATGGCTGAGGGGCACGTCGCCGATTCGCACGAGGTCATCAGGGTCGTGGGGGCCCGCGAGAACAATCTGAAGAACGTCAGCGTCGACATCCCGAAGCGCCGACTCTCGGTGTTCACGGGGGTCAGCGGATCGGGCAAGTCGTCACTCGTCTTCGGGACGATCGCGAACGAGTCGCAGCGGCTCATCAACGAGACCTATCCGACCTTCGTGCAGCAGTTCATGGGGCAGCTCAACCGCCCCGAGGTCGACGCGCTCGAGAACGTCAGCCCCGCGATCATCGTCGACCAGGAGCGCATGGGGTCGAACGCGCGGTCGACGGTCGGCACGGCGACCGACGCGCACGCGATGCTGCGCCTCCTGTTCAGCCGCATCGGCCAGCCCCATGTCGGCTCGCCGCAGGCCTTCTCCTTCAACATCCCGTCGGTCTCGGGTGCCGGCGCCGTGACCTTCGAGAAGGGCGGCAAGAAGGTCAAGGAGCGCCGCTCGTTCGAGATCACGGGCGGCATGTGCCCGCGCTGCGAGGGACTCGGCGAGGTCAGCGACATCGACCTCGACGAGCTGTTCGACCGCGAGAAATCCCTCTCCGAGGGCGCGATCGCGGTGCCGGGCTACAGCGTCGACGGCTGGATGGTGCGGCAGTTCGCCGAATCCGGCTTCCTCGATGCCGACAAGAAGATCAAGGACTACACCGAGCAGGAGCTCGCCGACTTCCTCTACAAGGAGCCGACGAAGGTCAGGATCCAGTCGATCAACATGACCTACGAGGGGCTCGTTCCCAAGCTCACCAAGTCGATGCTCCAGAAGGACCGCGACTCGCTGCAGCCCCACATCCGCGCGTTCGTGGATCGCGCCGTGAAGTTCATGCCGTGCCCCGACTGCGGCGGCACGCGACTCAACGAGGGCGCGCGGTCGTCGAAGATCCGAGGCATCAGCATCGCGGATGCCGCGGCCATGCAGATCACGGACCTCGCGGAGTGGCTCGGCACGGTCGACGACCCGGAGGTGGCGCCCCTCATGAAGACGCTCCGCGAGACGATCGCCTCGTTCATCGAGATCGGACTCGGCTACCTGTCACTCGACCGTGCGTCGGGCACCCTTTCCGGCGGCGAGGCGCAGCGCACGAAGATGATCCGGCACGTCCGCTCGCCGCTCACCGACATCAGCTACGTCTTCGACGAGCCGACGGCGGGCCTGCACCCGCACGACATCCAGCGCATGAACCGCCTGCTCCAGCAGCTGCGCGACAAGGGCAACACCGTGCTCGTCGTCGAGCACAAGCCCGAGGTCATCGAGATCGCCGACCACGTGGTCGACCTCGGCCCCGGCGCGGGCAAGGCCGGCGGCGAGGTGCAGTACGAAGGCGACGTGGCGGGTCTGCGCGCATCGGGCACGATCACGGGCCGCCACCTCGACGACCGCGCCAGACTCAAGCCGTCGACCCGCTCGGCGAAGGGCGCGCTCGAGATCCGCGGAGCGACGCAGCACAACCTGCAGGGCGTCGACGTCGACATCCCGCTGGGCATCCTCACGGTCGTCACGGGAGTCGCAGGCTCGGGCAAATCGTCGCTCATCCACGGGAACGTCCCGGCCTTCGACGAGGTGGTCGTCGTCGACCAGTCGCCGATCAAGGGCAACCGACGCTCGAGCCCCGCGACCTACACCGGCATCCTCGACACCGTGCGCACGGCCTTCGCGAAGGCGAACGGCGTCAAGCCGGCGCTGTTCAGCGCCAACTCCGAGGGCGCGTGCCCCGCATGCCGCGGCCTCGGGGTCATCATCACCAACCTGGGCTTCACGCAGACCGTCGAGACGCTCTGCGAGCTGTGCGAAGGCTCGGGATTCAGCGACGAAGTGCTCGAGTACCGCCTCGACGGCAAGAACATCGCCGAGGTCCTCGCGATGTCGGCGTCCGACGCGGCGGAGTTCTTCGGCAAGGGGCCGGCCCACACGATCCTCGTGCGGATGATCGACGTCGGCCTCGGCTACATCACCCTCGGCCAGGCGCTCAACACGCTGTCCGGCGGCGAGCGGCAGCGCCTCAAGCTCGCGATCTCGATGGCGAAGAAGGGCGCGATCTACGTCCTCGACGAGCCCACGACCGGTCTGCATCTCGCCGACGTCGACAACATGCTCGGGATGCTGGACCGCCTGGTCGACGCGGGCAACAGCGTCATCGTGATCGAGCACCACCAGGCCGTCATGGCCCACGCCGACTGGATCATCGACCTCGGCCCGGGTGCGGGGCACGACGGCGGTCGCATCGTCTTCGAGGGGACGCCCGCCGACCTCGTCGCCAGCAGCGAGACCCTGACGGCCGTGCACCTGCGCCAGTACGTCGGCGCCTGA